One genomic segment of Pseudomonadota bacterium includes these proteins:
- the ftsW gene encoding putative lipid II flippase FtsW, producing the protein MKFDRQNKNIFTGWWWTVDKLSLLAITMIILFGAVMVATTSPAIADRIGYDSFHFAKKQLMFLLGTFLIIVTVSFMPPIAIRRIATFGFLVSILLMVGVVLFGHEINGAKRWIFIAGQSLQPSEFMKPFFIIVIAWMLSEAKNRKGFKGFQISLILYALVAALLISQPDFGMFFVVTAVWGGQLFVGGLSIPLVIGIVLSGLFVLLVAYFFFPHVAKRIDSYIFDSGGNYQVRKSLDAFDSGGLIGRGPGEGIVKQSLPDSHTDFIFAVIGEELGAITCIIIVCLYGFIVLRGLRRMMNEDDLFFVYAVSGLLMQFGLQAIINMGVALHLLPTKGMTLPFISYGGSSMFAIAIAMGMMLGLTKTRYGSVLKKKKLVWEDA; encoded by the coding sequence ATGAAGTTTGACCGTCAAAATAAGAATATATTTACCGGTTGGTGGTGGACGGTTGACAAGTTATCCTTGCTTGCAATAACTATGATAATTCTTTTTGGTGCTGTGATGGTGGCTACCACAAGCCCTGCGATAGCCGACCGTATCGGCTATGATAGTTTTCACTTTGCAAAAAAACAGCTTATGTTCTTATTAGGAACATTCCTTATTATTGTGACGGTTTCTTTTATGCCTCCCATAGCAATAAGAAGGATTGCCACATTCGGTTTTTTAGTAAGCATTTTGCTGATGGTGGGAGTGGTTTTGTTCGGGCATGAGATAAACGGTGCAAAACGCTGGATATTCATAGCGGGGCAATCGCTTCAGCCGTCCGAGTTTATGAAGCCTTTCTTTATAATAGTTATAGCGTGGATGCTATCGGAGGCTAAAAACAGAAAAGGGTTTAAAGGTTTTCAGATATCACTTATCTTATATGCACTTGTGGCGGCACTTCTTATAAGTCAGCCTGATTTCGGTATGTTCTTTGTGGTAACTGCCGTTTGGGGAGGGCAGCTTTTTGTAGGGGGATTATCTATACCTCTTGTTATAGGCATAGTTCTTTCCGGGTTGTTTGTACTACTTGTGGCATATTTCTTTTTTCCGCATGTGGCGAAGCGTATAGATAGCTATATTTTCGATAGCGGCGGTAATTATCAGGTAAGAAAGTCGCTGGACGCATTTGATAGCGGCGGTCTTATCGGAAGGGGACCGGGCGAGGGGATAGTAAAGCAATCATTGCCTGATTCACATACTGATTTTATTTTTGCAGTTATAGGTGAGGAGTTGGGTGCAATTACCTGTATTATAATAGTATGTTTATATGGGTTTATTGTTCTTAGAGGTTTAAGAAGAATGATGAATGAGGACGACTTGTTCTTTGTCTATGCAGTTTCAGGGCTTTTGATGCAGTTCGGGTTGCAGGCTATAATCAATATGGGTGTAGCATTGCACTTGTTGCCGACAAAGGGAATGACACTGCCTTTTATTAGCTATGGCGGTTCCTCAATGTTCGCAATAGCTATCGCTATGGGAATGATGCTGGGGCTTACAAAAACAAGATACGGAAGTGTTTTGAAAAAGAAAAAACTAGTTTGGGAAGATGCTTAA
- the murD gene encoding UDP-N-acetylmuramoyl-L-alanine--D-glutamate ligase, producing the protein MINLNFVKDKKVVVFGLGKAGMSSVKALAFGGAFVIACDDSKESKTALKNENISSVSVEDIESIDWNNVDFMVLSPGVPFTHPQPHKVVKLAQNAGCEIICDIELLYRANPKSKFIGITGTNGKSTTTALIGHILRNAGINCAVGGNIGIAALDLENLGSDGVYVIEMSSYQLDLIKQTKFDISVWLNITPDHLDRHGGIEGYIIAKKNIFTNQGEGDSAVIGVDDSFSVNVFEGLKREAKISNIIPISVNEILEYGVSMKETLIVDGENVKFGIELGELKKIQGKHNAQNICAAYVVSKHCGVTMEDFVQGVRSFDGLPHRMQYVREENGVVYINDSKATNADAASKALETFGNIYWILGGVPKSGGIESLHRYFPKIKHAYLIGEAQDEFAGTLQGKIEFTKCNDLKNAFIKAKKDAESCSEEQPVVLLSPACASFDQWSNFEERGDAFIAYVNGKMAVDE; encoded by the coding sequence ATGATTAATTTAAATTTTGTTAAAGATAAAAAAGTAGTTGTTTTCGGCTTGGGCAAGGCAGGTATGTCATCTGTAAAAGCTCTGGCTTTTGGTGGTGCTTTTGTAATTGCGTGTGATGACTCAAAAGAATCTAAGACAGCTTTGAAAAATGAAAACATTTCTAGCGTTTCGGTTGAGGATATTGAGTCAATAGACTGGAATAATGTTGATTTTATGGTTTTAAGCCCCGGAGTGCCGTTTACACACCCACAGCCGCATAAGGTCGTAAAGCTTGCACAAAATGCAGGTTGTGAAATAATATGTGATATTGAGCTTTTATATCGTGCAAATCCAAAATCAAAATTTATAGGAATAACCGGAACTAACGGCAAATCCACAACTACGGCTTTGATAGGGCATATTTTAAGGAATGCCGGAATTAACTGTGCTGTCGGCGGTAATATTGGTATTGCTGCTTTGGACTTGGAAAATCTGGGCAGTGACGGTGTATATGTAATAGAAATGTCATCATATCAACTTGACCTTATAAAACAAACCAAGTTCGATATTTCCGTCTGGTTGAATATAACGCCCGACCATTTGGACAGGCACGGAGGAATAGAAGGCTACATAATCGCCAAGAAGAATATTTTTACAAATCAGGGCGAAGGAGATTCGGCTGTAATAGGGGTTGACGACTCTTTTTCCGTAAATGTTTTTGAAGGTTTAAAGAGGGAAGCAAAAATTTCAAATATAATACCTATTTCGGTTAATGAAATACTCGAATACGGCGTAAGTATGAAAGAAACGCTGATAGTGGACGGTGAGAATGTTAAGTTCGGTATTGAACTTGGTGAGTTGAAAAAAATACAGGGTAAACATAATGCACAAAATATCTGTGCAGCTTACGTTGTTTCCAAGCATTGCGGTGTTACAATGGAGGATTTTGTACAGGGTGTAAGAAGCTTTGACGGACTGCCGCACAGAATGCAGTATGTCAGGGAAGAAAACGGCGTTGTTTATATTAATGACAGTAAAGCAACAAATGCCGATGCAGCATCTAAGGCACTGGAGACTTTCGGCAATATATACTGGATATTAGGAGGAGTGCCGAAGTCGGGAGGTATTGAATCCCTACACCGTTATTTCCCAAAGATAAAACACGCTTATCTGATAGGTGAGGCGCAAGACGAATTTGCAGGCACATTACAAGGTAAGATTGAGTTTACAAAATGTAATGATTTAAAAAACGCTTTTATTAAAGCCAAAAAAGATGCAGAAAGTTGTAGCGAAGAACAACCGGTTGTGCTTTTATCACCTGCATGTGCATCTTTTGATCAGTGGTCTAATTTCGAAGAAAGAGGTGACGCATTTATTGCTTATGTTAATGGTAAAATGGCGGTTGATGAGTAA
- the mraY gene encoding phospho-N-acetylmuramoyl-pentapeptide-transferase, with protein sequence MLYNLLMPLVEDYTFLNVFRYITFRSGGAIFTSLLIGFIFGPSIIRWLKNKQNEGQPIRLDGPESHLLTKKGTPTMGGVMMLLSVGISTLLWADITNQYVWVVLFVTFGYGALGFIDDYLKVTKKNTTGVRGKLKIVAQVSIALIASLWIQHLSSPQMESHLAFPFLKNLLLNLGIFYIPFVIIVMVGASNAVNLTDGLDGLAIVPIMIAAACFGLIAYLVGHVKFADYLQIHAVSGAGEIAVFCASMIGAGLGFLWFNAPPAKVFMGDTGSLAFGGSLGVISVIVKHEIVLAIIGGLFVMEAVSVIIQVYYFKLTGKRFFGMAPIHHHFEKKGWSEPTIVIRFWILAVIFALIGLSTLKLR encoded by the coding sequence ATGCTATATAATTTATTAATGCCTTTGGTGGAAGATTACACCTTTTTAAATGTATTCCGATACATCACCTTTAGAAGCGGCGGTGCTATTTTTACGTCCCTGTTAATAGGTTTTATCTTTGGTCCTTCTATTATAAGGTGGCTGAAAAATAAGCAGAACGAAGGGCAGCCTATTCGCCTTGACGGCCCTGAAAGTCATTTACTGACAAAAAAAGGAACTCCCACGATGGGAGGGGTGATGATGTTGCTTTCGGTAGGCATATCAACATTACTTTGGGCAGATATAACCAACCAATATGTATGGGTGGTACTGTTTGTAACGTTTGGTTATGGAGCTTTGGGTTTTATTGATGACTATCTGAAGGTTACTAAGAAAAACACTACGGGCGTGCGTGGAAAATTAAAGATAGTCGCACAGGTTTCTATAGCTTTGATAGCAAGCCTGTGGATACAGCATTTGTCTTCCCCGCAGATGGAAAGCCATCTTGCGTTCCCTTTTTTAAAAAACCTGTTACTTAATCTGGGAATTTTTTATATACCTTTTGTAATCATTGTGATGGTGGGTGCTTCTAATGCGGTTAACCTGACAGACGGTCTTGACGGACTTGCTATTGTTCCGATAATGATAGCTGCCGCATGTTTTGGTTTGATAGCCTATCTTGTGGGGCATGTTAAGTTTGCCGATTATCTTCAGATACATGCCGTATCGGGAGCGGGTGAAATAGCCGTGTTCTGTGCATCGATGATAGGTGCGGGTCTGGGGTTCCTGTGGTTTAATGCACCTCCGGCAAAAGTATTTATGGGGGATACGGGAAGTCTTGCTTTTGGCGGCTCTTTGGGGGTTATAAGCGTTATAGTAAAACATGAAATAGTTTTAGCTATAATAGGCGGTTTATTCGTGATGGAGGCCGTTTCGGTTATAATTCAGGTCTATTATTTCAAACTTACCGGAAAAAGATTTTTCGGTATGGCTCCCATTCACCACCACTTTGAGAAAAAGGGCTGGAGTGAGCCGACTATTGTTATAAGATTCTGGATACTGGCAGTAATTTTCGCACTTATCGGACTATCAACGTTGAAACTAAGATGA
- a CDS encoding UDP-N-acetylmuramoyl-tripeptide--D-alanyl-D-alanine ligase yields MKLIAEKNNMTLWSSEDVQTATGGVSVNSWEATGVSIDSRKIESGDLFIALVGDNNDGHKYVKSALEKGACAAVVNYVPDDLDDRDNLLIVDNTFDALWDMARYSRDRMKGKVIMVTGSVGKTTTKEMLAHVLEHQGKVHATIGNLNNHYGLPLTLARMPADTDYAVLEVGMSSAGEISPLSVLAQPDSVIITNVEPVHLEFFDSIEGIAKAKAEVFDGLKEGGFAVLNYDNLNFPYLQKIADEKNIKNIKTFGKSGGADFRLNNYEEAANNANIMASLDGSEVRYEIGIFGEHHALNSLGVLALVKSVSANLERAADAFADFEAKAGRGKRMCIEGKFGNITLIDDTYNASPAAVSASLKVLGDIKAKYNNRIVAVLGDMFELGDDAIKMHEELSKKIIENNVDVVFTAGKLTKSLYNRLPDEIKGNHKDDSSEIAISVYNCLKDGDVVLVKGSRGMKMENVVNYICNDKGMKNAI; encoded by the coding sequence TTGAAATTAATTGCGGAGAAAAATAATATGACGTTATGGAGCAGTGAAGATGTACAAACCGCAACGGGTGGTGTTTCGGTTAATAGCTGGGAAGCTACGGGCGTTTCAATCGATAGCAGAAAAATAGAATCGGGCGACCTGTTTATAGCACTGGTAGGCGATAATAATGACGGTCATAAATATGTTAAATCCGCACTTGAAAAAGGTGCTTGTGCTGCGGTTGTAAATTATGTTCCCGATGATTTAGATGACAGGGATAATCTTTTAATAGTCGATAATACTTTTGACGCATTGTGGGATATGGCAAGATATAGCCGTGACAGAATGAAAGGCAAAGTTATAATGGTAACGGGCAGTGTGGGTAAAACTACTACCAAAGAAATGCTTGCCCACGTCCTTGAACATCAGGGAAAAGTTCATGCCACTATAGGTAATTTAAACAATCATTACGGCTTGCCCCTTACACTTGCAAGAATGCCTGCCGATACCGATTATGCGGTATTAGAGGTGGGAATGAGTAGTGCCGGTGAAATTTCGCCACTTTCTGTTCTGGCTCAACCTGACAGTGTTATTATTACTAATGTAGAGCCTGTGCATCTTGAGTTTTTTGATTCGATAGAGGGCATAGCAAAAGCTAAGGCTGAGGTTTTTGACGGATTAAAAGAAGGCGGATTTGCGGTACTAAATTACGATAACCTTAATTTCCCTTACTTACAAAAAATAGCTGATGAGAAAAATATAAAAAATATTAAAACTTTCGGTAAAAGCGGTGGTGCTGATTTCAGATTGAATAATTATGAGGAAGCGGCAAATAACGCAAATATTATGGCCTCATTAGACGGTAGTGAAGTTCGGTATGAGATTGGCATTTTCGGTGAGCATCACGCATTAAATTCATTGGGCGTTTTGGCGTTGGTAAAATCCGTAAGTGCAAATTTAGAGCGTGCCGCAGATGCATTTGCAGATTTTGAAGCAAAAGCGGGCAGGGGAAAAAGAATGTGTATTGAGGGAAAGTTCGGCAATATTACCCTTATCGACGATACATATAACGCAAGTCCTGCCGCAGTTTCAGCTTCCCTGAAAGTTCTAGGGGATATTAAGGCTAAGTATAATAATCGTATAGTTGCCGTTTTAGGGGATATGTTCGAGCTGGGTGATGATGCGATAAAAATGCATGAGGAGCTATCGAAGAAAATTATAGAAAATAATGTAGATGTCGTATTTACGGCTGGAAAATTAACAAAATCACTTTATAACCGTTTGCCTGATGAAATAAAAGGAAATCATAAAGATGATTCGTCCGAAATAGCAATAAGCGTTTATAACTGCTTAAAAGACGGCGATGTTGTTCTTGTAAAAGGCTCAAGAGGAATGAAGATGGAGAATGTTGTTAATTATATATGTAACGATAAAGGTATGAAGAATGCTATATAA
- a CDS encoding UDP-N-acetylmuramoyl-L-alanyl-D-glutamate--2,6-diaminopimelate ligase — protein sequence MSETNNRLLLRQLSNDGLIAIDEKYGNVVIEGVALDSRKVEEGFLFAALKGASVDGTKFIASAIESGAAAILCDNDFEGEIPENICLIKSDSPRKTFSQIASKFYNRQPEVIAAVTGTNGKTSVVHFCREIWKELGKHAASVGTVGIEDSEGKVDFDRSNFLTTPDPVKLRKIISQLADSGVTHLAMEASSHGLDQYRPDGLNIKVAAFTNLTRDHLDYHGNFENYLAAKMRLFTEVMDPNGVAVLNADIEQFEQLETECQKRGLTVFSVGKYSRARRNYIDIFDILNTAEGQQISFEVLGRVYNINTSLIGEFQAYNMLCAMAVAVASGANVDEAAFALEKVDCVPGRMQRVTKSDNDFSIFVDYSHTPDALQKALDVLKPLTKGKLWVVFGCGGDRDKGKRPLMGEIAVQIADNVVVTDDNPRSENPAQIRQEILASAKGAEEISDRHKAIEHAISKLQKGDVLLIAGKGHEKTQTIGENVLPFDDVEVARGFI from the coding sequence ATGAGCGAGACAAACAACAGGTTGCTATTACGGCAGTTGAGTAATGACGGCTTGATAGCAATTGATGAAAAATACGGCAATGTTGTGATTGAGGGCGTTGCCCTTGACTCCAGAAAGGTTGAGGAGGGTTTTTTGTTCGCTGCCTTAAAAGGGGCAAGCGTTGACGGTACAAAGTTTATCGCATCGGCTATCGAATCGGGTGCGGCGGCGATTTTATGCGATAATGATTTTGAAGGAGAGATACCTGAAAATATTTGTCTGATAAAATCGGATAGTCCCAGAAAAACATTCAGTCAGATAGCTTCAAAATTCTATAACAGGCAGCCTGAAGTAATAGCTGCGGTTACCGGTACTAACGGTAAGACATCGGTAGTACATTTTTGCAGAGAAATCTGGAAAGAACTAGGAAAACATGCGGCAAGTGTGGGGACTGTAGGTATAGAGGATTCGGAAGGCAAGGTAGACTTTGACAGGTCAAACTTCCTAACTACTCCAGACCCTGTAAAATTGCGTAAGATAATCTCGCAGTTAGCAGATAGCGGAGTTACACATCTTGCTATGGAGGCTTCAAGTCACGGGCTTGACCAATACAGACCTGACGGACTTAATATTAAAGTAGCAGCTTTTACCAACCTTACACGTGACCATCTGGATTATCACGGTAATTTTGAAAACTATCTTGCTGCAAAAATGCGTCTGTTTACGGAAGTTATGGATCCAAACGGAGTTGCCGTCCTAAATGCCGATATAGAACAGTTTGAGCAGCTTGAAACCGAGTGTCAAAAAAGAGGGCTTACGGTATTTTCAGTCGGAAAATATAGCAGGGCAAGGCGTAACTATATTGATATTTTCGATATACTAAATACCGCCGAGGGACAGCAGATATCTTTTGAAGTATTAGGTCGGGTTTATAATATAAATACCTCATTAATAGGTGAGTTTCAGGCTTATAATATGCTTTGTGCTATGGCGGTTGCGGTGGCATCGGGTGCTAACGTTGATGAGGCTGCTTTTGCTTTGGAAAAAGTTGATTGCGTTCCGGGGAGAATGCAAAGGGTAACAAAGTCGGATAATGATTTTAGTATATTTGTCGATTACTCACATACCCCCGATGCATTGCAAAAAGCCCTTGATGTATTGAAGCCTCTTACTAAGGGTAAATTATGGGTAGTTTTTGGTTGCGGTGGCGACAGGGATAAAGGAAAACGTCCGCTAATGGGAGAGATAGCTGTTCAGATTGCCGATAATGTTGTTGTGACAGATGACAATCCAAGAAGTGAGAATCCGGCACAGATAAGGCAGGAAATATTAGCATCTGCTAAAGGGGCTGAAGAAATATCGGATAGACACAAAGCGATTGAACATGCTATTTCAAAGCTGCAAAAAGGTGATGTTTTGCTAATAGCCGGAAAAGGGCATGAAAAAACACAGACTATCGGGGAAAATGTTTTGCCGTTTGATGATGTTGAGGTGGCAAGGGGATTTATTTAA
- a CDS encoding penicillin-binding protein 2: MAVEENNYSQDDTVSLGRASLEDVRNSRSRLFVVSGMFVVVFTVLIFRLIEVSVFKGGKVFTAKSNDEFYDDDIKTRSDITDRNGTLLAVNLSTASLYANPTVILDIDDAVKKVSTIFPDTDAVSLKSKLSSDKQFVWIKRNLTPKEQYKINELGLPGLYFKEEEKRIYPHKNLMSHILGFVDVDGKGISGIEKKFNTYLSGSNNIGGVNEALQLSVDIRVQSVVRDVLSEAMDEFKALGAAGIVLDADTGEVISMVSMPDFNLNNPGEADHDSKFNRATYGVYEMGSTFKVFNMALGFEKNNLKLKDIFDVSEPIKVARFTIRDYHQKKKELTASEVFMFSSNIASAQIAVDAGEEAQREFLDRLGLLDELEIEVPEKSEPLYPDNWGKVSTMTISYGHGIAVTPMHVASATAALVNGGVLNPVTLLKKSRFSFLNSGVRVVKEDTSDKIRKIMRLAVKHGTGKNSDVEGYLVGGKTGSADKPKEGKYNTKVNISSFVSAFPMNEPKYVVLVMMDEPVGNAKTGGYTTGGMVAAPVTGEVIKRIAPILGVTPVDENDYEIQKEFWYDNERDKQQVAITAVE, encoded by the coding sequence GTGGCGGTAGAAGAAAATAATTATTCGCAAGATGATACGGTGAGTCTGGGCAGAGCCTCGCTTGAAGACGTACGTAACAGCAGGTCAAGGTTGTTTGTTGTCTCCGGTATGTTCGTCGTTGTTTTCACGGTACTTATATTCCGTTTGATAGAGGTTTCCGTTTTTAAGGGAGGTAAGGTATTTACCGCCAAAAGCAACGACGAGTTTTACGATGATGATATCAAGACAAGGTCAGATATAACGGATAGGAACGGTACTTTGCTTGCCGTAAACCTATCTACGGCATCGCTTTACGCAAATCCGACAGTGATTTTAGATATTGACGATGCGGTAAAAAAGGTCAGTACGATATTCCCCGACACTGATGCTGTTAGCCTGAAGAGTAAACTTTCCTCGGATAAACAGTTTGTATGGATAAAAAGAAACCTTACACCTAAAGAGCAGTATAAGATAAATGAGCTTGGATTACCGGGGCTTTACTTTAAAGAGGAAGAAAAAAGGATATATCCACACAAGAATCTAATGTCGCACATATTGGGTTTTGTTGATGTTGACGGTAAAGGTATATCCGGCATTGAAAAGAAATTTAACACATATTTAAGCGGTAGTAACAACATAGGCGGAGTAAATGAAGCGTTACAGCTTTCTGTTGATATCAGAGTGCAAAGTGTCGTAAGGGACGTTTTGAGTGAAGCTATGGACGAATTTAAAGCATTGGGTGCAGCGGGTATAGTTTTAGATGCAGATACGGGCGAGGTAATATCAATGGTGAGTATGCCGGATTTCAATTTGAATAATCCGGGCGAGGCAGACCATGATTCAAAGTTCAATAGAGCTACCTATGGCGTTTACGAAATGGGTTCTACATTCAAGGTTTTCAACATGGCATTAGGCTTTGAAAAAAATAATCTGAAATTGAAAGATATTTTTGATGTTTCCGAGCCGATAAAAGTTGCCAGATTTACTATTCGTGACTACCACCAGAAAAAGAAAGAGCTTACTGCATCTGAAGTATTCATGTTCTCATCTAACATAGCATCGGCACAAATAGCTGTAGATGCAGGGGAGGAAGCTCAGAGGGAATTTTTGGACAGACTGGGTTTGCTTGATGAGCTTGAAATAGAAGTTCCTGAAAAATCAGAGCCGCTATATCCCGATAATTGGGGAAAAGTAAGCACTATGACTATATCTTATGGGCATGGTATAGCAGTTACCCCTATGCATGTGGCAAGTGCTACGGCAGCCCTTGTAAATGGTGGTGTGTTAAATCCTGTTACTTTATTGAAGAAAAGCAGGTTCAGTTTCCTAAATAGCGGTGTTAGGGTGGTCAAAGAAGATACGTCCGATAAAATAAGAAAAATAATGAGGCTGGCTGTAAAGCATGGTACGGGTAAGAACTCTGATGTGGAAGGATACCTTGTCGGAGGAAAAACAGGTTCGGCGGATAAACCCAAAGAAGGCAAATATAATACAAAAGTAAATATTTCATCGTTTGTTTCTGCCTTTCCAATGAATGAGCCAAAATATGTTGTTCTTGTGATGATGGACGAGCCTGTCGGAAATGCTAAAACCGGCGGTTATACAACAGGGGGTATGGTAGCCGCCCCTGTTACCGGAGAAGTAATAAAAAGAATAGCACCTATATTGGGCGTAACACCAGTGGATGAAAATGATTATGAAATACAGAAAGAGTTTTGGTACGACAATGAGCGAGACAAACAACAGGTTGCTATTACGGCAGTTGAGTAA
- the rsmH gene encoding 16S rRNA (cytosine(1402)-N(4))-methyltransferase RsmH has translation MNNSSPHYPVMLNEMLEYVSPKDGEVYVDGTFGAGGYSKALLQAADCKVYAIDRDPNVKQLAEELEAEFPRRIELLIGRFSDMERLLKDAGVEKVDAVVLDIGVSSMQIDQAQRGFSFMRQGPLDMRMSQQGTDAAYVVNNTDEQQLADIIYKYGGEKKSRRVASAIVKARAEKPITTTSELASIVRSVVRMAKDKIDPATRTFQALRIWVNDELGELRDVLETSEKILAPYGRLVVVTFHSLEDAIVKEFVNKKSGKNEGVSRHLPIVEKKTASATFRLLCNKAIKPSEEEISINIRSRSAKLRAAEKLDTGGIVQ, from the coding sequence ATGAATAATAGCTCTCCGCACTATCCCGTAATGTTGAACGAGATGTTGGAATACGTGTCTCCGAAAGATGGCGAAGTCTATGTGGACGGAACTTTCGGAGCCGGGGGGTACAGCAAAGCTCTTCTGCAAGCTGCGGATTGCAAGGTTTACGCCATAGACCGCGATCCAAACGTAAAGCAGCTTGCAGAAGAGCTGGAGGCTGAGTTTCCGAGAAGGATAGAGCTGCTTATCGGTCGTTTTAGTGACATGGAAAGATTGTTAAAAGATGCGGGAGTTGAAAAAGTTGATGCCGTTGTGCTTGATATAGGTGTTTCATCAATGCAAATTGACCAAGCACAAAGAGGTTTTTCATTTATGAGGCAAGGGCCGTTGGATATGCGTATGTCGCAGCAGGGTACTGACGCTGCGTATGTTGTAAATAATACAGATGAACAACAGCTTGCCGATATTATTTATAAGTATGGCGGTGAAAAAAAATCAAGGCGTGTAGCCTCGGCGATTGTAAAGGCAAGAGCTGAAAAGCCGATAACTACAACAAGCGAGCTTGCAAGTATAGTGCGTTCCGTGGTGCGTATGGCAAAGGATAAGATAGACCCTGCAACCAGAACATTTCAGGCTTTGAGGATATGGGTTAATGACGAGTTAGGAGAATTAAGGGACGTATTGGAAACTTCGGAAAAAATACTGGCTCCATACGGAAGGTTGGTAGTGGTAACGTTCCACTCACTTGAAGATGCAATTGTAAAGGAGTTCGTAAATAAAAAAAGCGGTAAGAATGAAGGAGTATCCAGACACCTTCCAATAGTTGAGAAAAAAACGGCATCGGCAACATTCAGACTGCTATGCAATAAGGCTATTAAGCCAAGTGAAGAAGAAATTTCAATAAATATACGTTCACGCTCGGCAAAATTACGTGCCGCAGAAAAATTAGATACAGGAGGTATCGTACAATGA
- the mraZ gene encoding division/cell wall cluster transcriptional repressor MraZ: protein MALFLSTYVNKVDKKGRVSVPANFRAALSKQEYKGIVVYPSFINNCVEACGMDRIERLSESIDELDPYSDERDAFAATILGGSMQLPFDKEGRVMLPEGFLKDTGIDDKAVFVGKGATFEIWEPEAFEEYAGKARDLAKRQRANLRLNKKGGADE from the coding sequence ATGGCATTGTTCTTGTCTACCTACGTAAACAAGGTTGATAAGAAGGGGCGTGTTTCCGTTCCGGCTAATTTTCGTGCCGCACTATCAAAGCAGGAATATAAGGGTATCGTTGTTTATCCCTCTTTTATAAATAATTGCGTTGAAGCTTGCGGTATGGATCGTATTGAAAGGTTAAGTGAGAGTATTGACGAATTAGATCCTTATTCTGATGAGCGTGACGCATTTGCAGCTACTATTTTGGGCGGTAGTATGCAGCTTCCTTTTGACAAGGAAGGTCGTGTTATGTTGCCTGAAGGATTTTTAAAGGATACGGGTATTGATGATAAGGCGGTATTTGTAGGAAAAGGTGCTACTTTTGAGATATGGGAGCCAGAGGCATTTGAAGAATATGCAGGTAAAGCCCGTGATCTTGCTAAAAGACAGCGTGCTAATTTACGCCTGAATAAAAAAGGGGGGGCAGATGAATAA
- a CDS encoding DUF922 domain-containing protein, whose product MKAFFKKNIITCLSLAISGAIISDASIAAPRVTVQEYHYTVSGRTMDEIKQAISKQAPLQNDGNNFSALTKYDIGWNYTFDKSGKNCKIATVTTSVVITHNFPKLENVNQLDMTTQTEWGRYLASLQTHEEKHADLGIEAAGEIEKEIAKIKPQSSCTKLSIEANNIARNIINYYHNKNADYDKETVHGLLQGTTLSSYRTF is encoded by the coding sequence ATGAAAGCATTTTTCAAAAAAAATATTATTACTTGTCTAAGCTTGGCAATATCAGGTGCTATTATATCTGATGCTTCAATAGCCGCACCGAGAGTTACCGTACAAGAATATCACTATACGGTTAGCGGTCGTACCATGGACGAGATAAAACAGGCTATTTCAAAGCAGGCTCCCTTACAAAATGACGGCAACAACTTCTCTGCACTTACAAAGTATGATATAGGGTGGAATTATACTTTTGATAAGTCGGGCAAAAACTGTAAAATCGCTACTGTCACGACAAGTGTGGTTATAACCCATAATTTCCCAAAGCTTGAGAACGTTAATCAGCTTGACATGACGACCCAAACCGAATGGGGACGTTATTTAGCTTCACTACAAACGCATGAGGAAAAGCACGCTGATTTGGGAATTGAAGCTGCCGGCGAAATTGAAAAAGAAATAGCAAAGATAAAACCTCAAAGTTCATGCACAAAACTTTCAATTGAGGCAAACAACATAGCACGCAATATCATAAACTATTACCACAATAAAAATGCAGACTACGACAAGGAAACCGTACACGGTCTGTTACAAGGGACGACATTATCCTCGTATAGGACATTTTAG